A DNA window from Selenomonas sp. oral taxon 126 contains the following coding sequences:
- the murI gene encoding glutamate racemase, protein MRIALFDSGIGGLTVLSHARRVLPSEEFLFFADRDHVPYGTKSVPVVRGYVREAFRFLVERQGADAVVVACNTATSVAVDEMRRLYEVPIIGMEPAVKKALEQDGERRVLVTATPITINGEKLRRLVSAHDAKNLVDLLALPRLVEFAERREFVSPRVEEYLWNALAPYDLVHYSAIVLGCTHFNYFKDTLRRLLPKTVGFVDGNEGTVEEMARRTGLRTVPAGIETAPCRFFESGRPVTGVEPLARIESYLARAARMEEIV, encoded by the coding sequence ATGCGCATTGCTTTGTTTGATTCGGGAATCGGCGGGCTGACCGTGCTCAGTCACGCGCGGCGGGTGCTCCCGTCGGAGGAATTCCTGTTCTTTGCCGACCGTGACCATGTGCCGTATGGGACGAAGTCCGTGCCTGTCGTGCGCGGCTATGTGCGCGAGGCGTTCCGCTTCCTCGTTGAAAGGCAGGGCGCGGATGCCGTCGTTGTTGCGTGCAATACAGCGACCTCGGTGGCGGTGGATGAGATGCGGCGCCTCTACGAGGTGCCGATCATCGGCATGGAGCCGGCGGTCAAGAAGGCTCTCGAGCAGGACGGTGAGCGCCGCGTGCTCGTGACGGCAACGCCGATTACCATCAATGGTGAGAAGCTGCGCCGTCTCGTGTCAGCGCACGATGCGAAGAATCTCGTCGATCTGCTTGCGTTGCCGCGCCTTGTCGAGTTCGCGGAGCGCAGGGAGTTCGTCTCCCCGCGCGTCGAGGAGTATCTCTGGAACGCGCTTGCCCCGTACGATCTCGTGCACTACTCCGCGATTGTGCTCGGCTGCACGCATTTCAACTATTTCAAGGACACGCTGCGCCGCCTCCTGCCAAAGACGGTCGGCTTTGTGGACGGCAACGAGGGAACGGTCGAGGAGATGGCGCGCCGCACGGGGCTGCGCACCGTACCCGCAGGGATAGAGACTGCGCCCTGCCGTTTCTTTGAGTCGGGCAGGCCGGTCACAGGGGTGGAGCCGCTGGCGCGCATTGAGAGCTATCTCGCGCGCGCCGCGCGCATGGAGGAGATTGTTTGA
- a CDS encoding succinate dehydrogenase produces the protein MFHTTFYMRRLHSLVGLVVVGVFLFEHVFTNSTVLSGAKAFNDALAMMELIPRPVFYGLEIFAIAVPLLFHAIYGIYIAAQAKNNPGNYGYVRNWQFALQRYTAWLLIPFLIWHVGYMRVWEKGVMGTHINYDLLYTYFVTGDYAILHTVLYTLGMIAAIFHFCNGISTFCMTWGIAKGPRAQSVINALSMGLCTLMSLVTLAFMGSYFM, from the coding sequence ATGTTCCACACAACCTTTTACATGCGGCGGCTGCATTCATTGGTCGGACTCGTCGTTGTCGGCGTGTTCCTCTTCGAGCACGTCTTCACGAATTCGACCGTGCTCAGCGGGGCGAAGGCCTTCAATGACGCACTCGCTATGATGGAGCTTATCCCGCGTCCGGTATTCTACGGACTCGAGATCTTCGCCATCGCAGTACCGCTGCTCTTCCACGCAATCTACGGCATCTACATTGCTGCACAGGCGAAGAACAACCCCGGCAATTATGGCTACGTTCGCAACTGGCAGTTCGCCCTGCAGCGCTACACGGCATGGCTGCTCATTCCGTTCCTCATCTGGCATGTCGGCTATATGCGCGTGTGGGAGAAGGGGGTCATGGGAACACATATCAACTATGACCTGCTCTACACCTATTTTGTGACGGGCGACTATGCAATCCTCCACACGGTACTCTACACGCTCGGCATGATCGCAGCGATCTTCCACTTCTGCAACGGCATTTCGACGTTCTGCATGACGTGGGGCATTGCCAAGGGACCGCGCGCGCAGTCTGTCATCAACGCTTTGTCGATGGGTCTCTGCACGCTGATGAGTCTTGTCACGCTCGCCTTCATGGGCAGCTATTTCATGTAA
- the rph gene encoding ribonuclease PH, which produces MPRRDLRRADQLRPVRIERGYQRYPAGSALIEMGHTRVVCAATVEERVPFFLKGSGTGWVTAEYSMLPGAGSERTAREAMRGHQTGRTQEIQRLIGRALRTVVDMKALGERTIHIDCDVLQADGGTRTASITGAFVALVEACATFYTRRGIFPVRDYVAAVSVGISTEDIPLLDLCYEEDSSAMVDMNIVMTGSGALVEVQGTGEGRAFSRAEMNALMDLGGLGIRELIDAQKIALGDTLAWMPGREG; this is translated from the coding sequence ATGCCAAGAAGAGATCTGAGGCGCGCCGATCAGCTGCGCCCCGTTCGGATCGAGCGCGGCTATCAACGCTACCCCGCAGGCTCGGCGCTCATCGAGATGGGGCATACGCGCGTCGTCTGCGCGGCAACTGTGGAGGAGCGCGTGCCGTTCTTTTTGAAAGGCTCGGGGACGGGCTGGGTGACGGCGGAGTACTCCATGCTGCCCGGCGCAGGTTCGGAACGCACGGCGCGCGAGGCAATGCGCGGACATCAGACGGGACGGACGCAGGAGATTCAGCGGCTCATCGGGCGTGCCCTACGCACGGTCGTCGACATGAAGGCGCTCGGCGAGCGCACAATCCACATTGACTGCGATGTGCTGCAGGCGGACGGAGGGACGCGTACGGCGTCGATTACAGGTGCGTTCGTCGCGCTCGTGGAGGCGTGCGCGACCTTCTACACGCGGCGCGGCATCTTCCCCGTGCGCGACTATGTGGCGGCGGTCAGTGTCGGCATAAGCACCGAGGATATCCCGCTCCTCGACCTCTGCTATGAGGAGGATTCCTCTGCAATGGTCGATATGAATATCGTCATGACGGGTTCTGGCGCACTTGTCGAGGTACAGGGAACGGGCGAGGGGCGCGCGTTCTCGCGTGCAGAGATGAATGCGCTCATGGATCTCGGCGGGCTGGGGATACGTGAACTGATTGATGCGCAGAAAATCGCGCTCGGCGATACGCTTGCGTGGATGCCGGGACGGGAGGGATAA
- the rpiB gene encoding ribose 5-phosphate isomerase B, giving the protein MNITIGSDHGAVDLKEEVKMVLHEFSDVRVKDVGTFGKEAVDYPDIAEKVCADVVSGKADRGIVLCGTGLGISIAANKIKGIRAALCADVYTAIMSRKHNDANVLALGGRVTGFGPAGEIVRAWVRTEFEGGRHARRVEKMMALEDHKNG; this is encoded by the coding sequence CGGGGCGGTGGATCTTAAAGAAGAGGTCAAGATGGTGCTCCACGAGTTCAGCGATGTGCGTGTAAAGGATGTCGGCACATTCGGCAAGGAGGCAGTCGACTATCCCGACATCGCGGAGAAGGTCTGCGCCGATGTCGTCTCGGGCAAGGCAGATCGCGGCATTGTGCTCTGCGGCACGGGGCTTGGCATCTCGATTGCAGCGAACAAGATCAAGGGAATCCGCGCAGCACTTTGTGCCGATGTCTATACGGCAATTATGTCGCGGAAGCACAATGATGCAAATGTCCTTGCTCTCGGCGGACGCGTGACGGGCTTCGGCCCTGCGGGCGAGATTGTGCGCGCGTGGGTGCGCACGGAGTTCGAGGGCGGGCGCCATGCGCGCCGCGTTGAAAAAATGATGGCGCTGGAAGATCATAAAAACGGCTAA
- the upp gene encoding uracil phosphoribosyltransferase: MADTFHPSDIPSLHLVDHPLIQHKLTIMRMKETGTKEFRELLSEIAMLMAYEITRDFPLRDVEIETPVARCHAKMLEGKKLGIVPILRAGLGMLDGILTLVPAARVGHIGLYRDPETLAPVEYYAKLPSGVEDRTLIVPDPMLATGGSASAALTMLKEKGAQNIILMCLVSAPEGIRRVAADHPDVPIYVAAVDECLNDHGYIVPGLGDAGDRIFGTL; the protein is encoded by the coding sequence ATGGCCGACACGTTTCATCCGTCCGATATCCCGAGCCTCCATCTCGTTGACCATCCGCTCATCCAGCACAAACTGACCATCATGCGCATGAAGGAGACCGGGACGAAGGAGTTCCGTGAGCTCCTCTCGGAGATTGCCATGCTCATGGCATATGAGATCACGCGCGATTTCCCGCTGCGCGATGTGGAGATCGAGACGCCCGTCGCACGCTGTCATGCGAAGATGCTCGAGGGCAAGAAGCTCGGCATCGTGCCCATCCTGCGCGCAGGGCTCGGCATGCTCGACGGCATATTGACCCTCGTACCTGCCGCGCGCGTGGGGCATATCGGACTCTACCGCGACCCCGAGACACTTGCGCCTGTCGAGTACTACGCAAAGCTGCCGAGCGGTGTCGAGGATCGTACGCTCATCGTCCCCGACCCCATGCTCGCCACGGGCGGCAGTGCGTCGGCGGCACTCACCATGCTCAAGGAGAAGGGCGCGCAGAATATCATCCTCATGTGCCTCGTCTCCGCGCCCGAGGGCATTCGCCGCGTAGCTGCCGATCATCCCGACGTGCCGATCTACGTTGCCGCTGTCGACGAATGCCTCAACGATCACGGCTACATCGTGCCGGGACTCGGTGATGCGGGTGACCGTATCTTCGGTACACTGTGA
- a CDS encoding acyl-CoA thioesterase, with the protein MPIRTAHRVNFYDTDAMEVVHHANYIRWFEIGRVDYLRRIGITLGALMAAGYVFPIIKVGAEFHAPGHFDDNLVIETTGTALTKAKMAFSYRILNEAGTVLVTGFSENVFTLRETGRITRLPKEFYEPLEAAMIQEKEGRDIGF; encoded by the coding sequence ATGCCGATTCGCACTGCACATCGGGTGAATTTCTATGATACGGATGCGATGGAGGTCGTGCACCATGCGAACTACATCCGTTGGTTCGAGATCGGGCGTGTCGACTATCTGCGCCGCATCGGCATCACGCTGGGCGCACTGATGGCGGCAGGCTACGTCTTCCCGATCATAAAGGTCGGCGCAGAGTTCCACGCACCGGGGCATTTTGACGACAACCTTGTGATCGAGACGACGGGGACGGCACTCACGAAGGCAAAGATGGCATTCTCGTACCGCATTCTGAATGAGGCGGGAACCGTGCTCGTGACGGGCTTCTCGGAGAATGTCTTTACGCTTCGCGAGACGGGGCGCATCACGCGCCTGCCAAAGGAGTTCTACGAGCCGCTGGAGGCGGCGATGATACAGGAGAAAGAGGGCCGGGACATTGGATTTTGA
- the rdgB gene encoding RdgB/HAM1 family non-canonical purine NTP pyrophosphatase: protein MEKIILIATSNAGKVREMEKAFEGLPVRLVPLSRLHEVLPEAGEIEEPVEDGATFMENARIKARYYREKTGLSALADDSGLSVEVLDGAPGVYSARYAGVHGDDAANNAKLIADIRARGTENAAAAYHCALVLALDDGHELSAEGTCAGFIRPEARGTEGFGYDPHFYRADGRAMAELSREEKHEVSHRGAALKEMKEQLRDLV, encoded by the coding sequence ATGGAAAAGATCATACTGATTGCAACCTCGAATGCGGGGAAGGTGCGCGAGATGGAGAAAGCCTTCGAGGGCCTGCCCGTGCGTCTGGTTCCGCTCTCGCGCCTCCATGAGGTTCTGCCTGAGGCAGGAGAGATCGAGGAGCCCGTCGAGGACGGAGCGACCTTTATGGAGAATGCGCGCATCAAGGCTCGTTACTATCGGGAGAAGACGGGGCTCTCCGCACTTGCGGATGACTCGGGGCTCTCGGTCGAGGTTCTGGACGGTGCGCCCGGCGTGTACTCCGCACGCTATGCGGGCGTGCATGGCGACGATGCGGCGAACAATGCAAAGCTCATCGCAGACATCCGTGCACGTGGCACGGAGAATGCCGCTGCCGCCTACCACTGCGCGCTTGTGCTTGCGCTCGACGACGGACACGAACTCTCTGCCGAGGGGACGTGTGCGGGCTTTATCCGCCCCGAGGCGCGCGGCACGGAGGGGTTTGGATACGACCCACATTTCTACCGTGCGGACGGACGCGCGATGGCGGAGCTCTCACGCGAGGAGAAACATGAGGTCAGCCATCGCGGCGCAGCTCTCAAAGAGATGAAGGAACAGTTGAGGGACTTAGTATGA
- a CDS encoding fumarate hydratase: MRELSAKEITENVAEMCKEAAYYLPNDVYEGLKKGRETEESPVGKVVLDQIIRNAEIARAEDRPYCQDTGMTIVFVEIGQDLHITGGLLEDAINDGIAKGYTEGYLRKSVVAEPLFNRKNTQNNTPGVIYTKIVAGDKLSITIAPKGFGSENKSGVKMLVPADGVEGVKKAVMEIVQHAGPNPCPPEVVGVGIGGTMDQAALLSKKALTRSIDQRHPMPEYAKLEGELLEMINKTGIGPQLGGTTTALAVNIEWGATHIAGLPVAVTICCHALRHAHRVL, from the coding sequence TTGCGAGAGCTAAGCGCAAAAGAAATCACGGAGAACGTCGCCGAGATGTGCAAGGAAGCGGCGTACTATCTCCCGAATGATGTCTACGAGGGGCTCAAAAAGGGGCGAGAGACGGAGGAGTCACCCGTAGGAAAGGTCGTTTTGGATCAGATCATTCGCAACGCCGAGATCGCGCGCGCAGAGGATCGTCCGTATTGCCAAGATACGGGCATGACCATCGTCTTTGTAGAGATCGGGCAGGATCTCCACATCACAGGCGGTCTCCTCGAGGATGCGATCAACGACGGCATTGCGAAGGGCTACACGGAAGGGTACCTGCGCAAGTCGGTCGTCGCAGAGCCGCTCTTCAACCGCAAGAATACGCAGAACAACACGCCGGGCGTCATCTATACGAAGATCGTCGCGGGCGACAAGCTGAGCATCACGATTGCACCGAAGGGCTTTGGTTCGGAAAATAAGTCCGGTGTCAAGATGCTCGTTCCTGCGGATGGTGTCGAGGGCGTGAAGAAGGCGGTCATGGAGATCGTTCAGCATGCAGGTCCGAATCCGTGCCCGCCCGAGGTGGTCGGCGTCGGCATCGGCGGCACGATGGATCAGGCGGCGCTTCTCTCGAAGAAGGCGCTCACGCGCTCGATCGATCAGCGCCATCCGATGCCGGAGTATGCAAAGCTCGAGGGTGAGCTCCTCGAGATGATTAACAAGACGGGCATCGGCCCCCAGCTGGGCGGCACGACAACCGCGCTTGCCGTGAACATTGAGTGGGGCGCGACGCACATCGCGGGTCTCCCCGTTGCGGTGACGATCTGCTGCCATGCACTCAGGCATGCGCATCGCGTCCTGTAA
- a CDS encoding F420-0:Gamma-glutamyl ligase, whose protein sequence is MSEVKIIPVPTRILTDADDIVDAIEYYAGSQVTADDLVCCAESVVAVTQGRFVRPEELEICWLAKFLCRFIPDYGSLATPHGMQALMDVEGKWRVAAALFAGFLGKLVGKNGLFYKWGGKEAALIDDVTGTMPPFDKVVVYGPAEPEQVAARIRDRVGAFGGMIADVNDLKRSRVVGVSDGVNGELASNLLLDNPFGNASQKTPICIIKNYRQYQESHTA, encoded by the coding sequence ATGTCTGAGGTGAAAATTATCCCTGTTCCGACGCGCATTCTGACCGATGCAGACGACATTGTGGACGCTATCGAATACTATGCGGGATCGCAGGTGACGGCAGACGATCTCGTCTGCTGTGCCGAGAGTGTGGTTGCCGTGACGCAGGGGCGCTTCGTTCGCCCCGAGGAGCTGGAAATCTGCTGGCTGGCGAAGTTCCTGTGCCGCTTTATTCCGGACTACGGGAGTCTCGCAACGCCGCACGGGATGCAGGCGCTGATGGATGTGGAGGGGAAGTGGCGCGTTGCAGCGGCGCTCTTTGCGGGCTTCCTCGGCAAGCTTGTCGGCAAGAACGGGCTCTTTTACAAATGGGGCGGCAAGGAGGCGGCACTGATCGATGATGTGACGGGCACGATGCCGCCGTTCGACAAGGTGGTCGTCTATGGTCCCGCCGAGCCGGAGCAGGTTGCCGCGCGCATCCGTGACCGCGTGGGCGCGTTTGGCGGCATGATTGCCGATGTGAACGATCTGAAGCGCTCGCGCGTGGTCGGTGTATCGGACGGGGTGAACGGGGAACTTGCGTCAAATCTCCTGCTCGATAATCCATTCGGCAACGCCTCGCAGAAGACGCCGATCTGTATCATCAAGAACTATCGGCAGTATCAGGAGAGCCATACGGCGTAA
- a CDS encoding type II toxin-antitoxin system Phd/YefM family antitoxin, translating into MRQVNMLEAKTDLSKLVKALESGEEDMVCIARSGTPVVQMTLIRKTPNKKRIGAAKGAFVVPADFQRWDEDVMDIFEDGR; encoded by the coding sequence ATGCGTCAGGTCAATATGCTCGAAGCCAAGACCGATCTGTCAAAGCTGGTCAAAGCCTTGGAAAGCGGCGAGGAGGATATGGTCTGCATTGCGCGCAGCGGCACGCCCGTTGTTCAGATGACGCTGATTCGCAAAACGCCGAACAAGAAGCGCATCGGTGCGGCAAAAGGGGCATTTGTCGTGCCGGCGGATTTTCAGCGTTGGGATGAAGACGTTATGGATATCTTCGAGGATGGCAGATGA
- a CDS encoding YfcE family phosphodiesterase, whose product MRIGIVSDSHGNTDVFEDMLAVPGAAEAELWLHAGDFAPDADVLEEMSGKRVARVLGNCDFFVDGVHDETVVEVAGHRIFLTHGHLFNVRFDTAMLAAAARETGADIAVYGHTHIALEEYGDVTVLNPGSIARPRDERRGSFMLVELNAGESPLVNLIRI is encoded by the coding sequence ATGAGAATCGGAATTGTAAGCGACAGTCATGGAAATACCGACGTATTCGAGGATATGCTCGCCGTGCCGGGGGCGGCGGAGGCAGAGCTGTGGCTTCATGCGGGGGACTTCGCACCCGATGCGGATGTACTTGAGGAGATGTCGGGCAAACGCGTTGCACGCGTGCTCGGCAACTGTGACTTCTTCGTGGACGGTGTACATGATGAGACTGTCGTCGAAGTTGCGGGGCATCGCATCTTCCTCACGCACGGACACCTCTTCAACGTGCGCTTCGACACGGCCATGCTCGCTGCAGCGGCGCGCGAGACGGGGGCGGACATCGCCGTCTATGGACATACGCATATCGCGCTCGAGGAGTATGGAGATGTGACCGTACTCAACCCAGGCAGCATTGCACGTCCGCGTGATGAGCGGCGCGGATCGTTCATGCTTGTGGAACTGAATGCGGGGGAAAGTCCCTTGGTGAATCTCATTCGCATATAG
- the glyA gene encoding serine hydroxymethyltransferase — translation MSMMDSLEKVDPQAFAAIEDELNRQRTKLELIASENIVSRAVMEAQGSVLTNKYAEGYPGKRYYGGCEYVDVAEQLAIDRAKQLFGAAWANVQPHSGAQANMAVFFALLQPGDTILGMNLTDGGHLTHGSPVNISGTYFKVVPYGVDRETERIDYDALEALAKEHKPKMIIAGASAYARTIDFERIGAIAKAVGAFFMVDMAHIAGLVAAGQHPNPVPYADVVTSTTHKTLRGPRGGLILGRDEELGAKINKAVFPGIQGGPLMHVIAAKAVALGEALQPTFKEYGAQVVKNAAALADELTKCGYRIVSGGTDTHVMLVDLTNKEITGKEAQNLLDEVNITANRNTIPFEPRSPFVTSGIRLGSPALTTRGFKEDDMREVARIIAYVLDAPTDEGRREEARSRVAALCAKYPLYE, via the coding sequence ATGAGCATGATGGATTCGTTGGAAAAGGTCGACCCGCAGGCGTTTGCGGCGATTGAGGATGAACTGAACCGCCAGCGCACGAAGCTGGAACTCATCGCCTCGGAGAACATCGTCAGCCGCGCTGTCATGGAGGCGCAGGGCAGTGTCCTCACAAACAAGTATGCAGAGGGGTATCCCGGCAAGCGGTACTATGGCGGCTGTGAATACGTCGATGTGGCAGAGCAGCTTGCGATTGACCGCGCGAAGCAGCTCTTTGGCGCTGCATGGGCGAATGTGCAGCCGCATTCGGGTGCACAGGCGAATATGGCGGTGTTCTTTGCGCTGCTGCAGCCGGGCGACACGATCCTCGGCATGAATCTGACGGATGGCGGACATCTGACGCATGGCAGCCCCGTCAACATTTCGGGCACGTACTTCAAGGTCGTTCCCTACGGCGTGGATCGTGAGACGGAGCGCATTGACTACGATGCGCTCGAGGCACTTGCGAAGGAGCACAAGCCCAAAATGATTATTGCGGGCGCTTCGGCGTATGCACGCACGATTGATTTCGAGCGCATCGGGGCGATTGCAAAGGCGGTCGGTGCGTTCTTCATGGTGGATATGGCGCACATCGCGGGGCTGGTCGCCGCAGGGCAGCATCCGAATCCCGTGCCCTATGCAGATGTCGTGACCTCGACCACGCACAAGACGCTGCGCGGCCCGCGCGGGGGTCTCATCCTCGGGCGCGATGAGGAACTCGGTGCGAAGATTAACAAGGCGGTTTTCCCGGGCATTCAGGGCGGTCCCCTCATGCACGTCATTGCGGCAAAGGCGGTTGCTCTCGGAGAGGCGCTCCAGCCCACGTTCAAGGAGTACGGCGCGCAGGTTGTGAAGAATGCGGCGGCGCTCGCGGACGAGCTGACGAAATGCGGCTACCGCATTGTATCGGGCGGGACGGACACGCACGTCATGCTCGTCGACCTCACAAACAAGGAGATTACGGGCAAGGAGGCACAGAATCTCCTCGACGAGGTCAATATCACGGCGAACCGCAATACAATCCCGTTCGAGCCGCGCAGCCCCTTCGTCACGAGCGGCATTCGCCTCGGCTCGCCTGCACTCACAACGCGCGGATTCAAGGAAGATGATATGCGCGAAGTGGCGCGCATTATCGCATATGTCCTCGACGCGCCGACCGATGAGGGGCGCAGGGAGGAGGCACGCAGCCGTGTCGCCGCACTCTGCGCGAAATATCCCCTATACGAGTAA
- the brnQ gene encoding branched-chain amino acid transport system II carrier protein, protein MKHRLRKQEYIFVASMLFGLVFGAGNLIFPAAMGQQAGAAMLPALIGFCITGVGLPLLGIAAISITASENLFDLCGKIDRRFAYTFTCALYLCIGPLFAIPRTATVSFQVGAAPFVSPDVQTLGLFVFTLIFFALVLYFSLRPSGILIWVGKVLNPLFLLFLGILIVTAVISPMGAVWEAEPVGTYAEHAFFTGLLEGYNTMDVLAALAFGNILVSAIKRLGLSAPKDLSYSTIVSGTFSTALMALIYLALTYVGAQSRAVYGLDANGGDVLAHIAAHYFGAFGGILLGITITCACLKTAIGLVTACSTTFAELFPRSLPYPKYAVLFSLFSFAISNVGLSKIIAYSLPVLYFLYPIAIVLIALCLLEGLVGYHRPLYICTMVGTTCAAAFDFLRALPAGMHEALPGVELLVAWGDALPLAHIGMGWVVPSCVGLLVGAAALLLRRFQTTHTHGSL, encoded by the coding sequence ATGAAACATCGTCTTAGAAAACAGGAATACATCTTCGTTGCGTCCATGCTCTTCGGTCTTGTCTTCGGTGCGGGCAATCTCATCTTCCCCGCCGCGATGGGACAGCAGGCGGGCGCGGCGATGCTGCCCGCGCTCATCGGCTTCTGCATCACGGGCGTCGGGCTGCCGCTCCTCGGGATTGCGGCGATCAGCATAACGGCAAGCGAGAATCTCTTCGACCTCTGCGGCAAGATCGACCGCCGCTTTGCCTATACCTTCACCTGTGCGCTCTATCTCTGCATCGGTCCGCTCTTTGCAATCCCGCGCACCGCGACGGTGTCGTTTCAGGTGGGCGCAGCCCCGTTTGTTTCACCCGATGTGCAGACGCTCGGGCTATTTGTCTTTACCCTTATCTTCTTCGCCCTCGTGCTCTACTTCTCCCTGCGCCCATCCGGCATTCTCATCTGGGTGGGCAAGGTGCTGAATCCCCTCTTTCTCCTCTTCCTCGGCATTCTGATCGTGACGGCGGTCATTTCTCCGATGGGGGCGGTATGGGAAGCGGAGCCGGTCGGCACATACGCGGAGCACGCCTTCTTCACGGGACTCCTCGAGGGCTACAACACGATGGACGTGCTCGCCGCGCTCGCGTTCGGCAACATCCTCGTGAGCGCCATCAAGCGGCTCGGACTCTCCGCCCCGAAGGATCTCTCCTACAGTACGATTGTCTCGGGCACGTTCAGCACGGCGCTCATGGCGCTCATCTACCTCGCGCTCACCTATGTCGGTGCGCAGAGCCGCGCGGTCTACGGGCTGGACGCAAACGGCGGGGATGTGCTCGCCCATATCGCCGCGCATTACTTCGGCGCATTCGGCGGCATCCTGCTCGGCATCACGATTACCTGCGCCTGCCTCAAGACTGCAATCGGGCTTGTCACGGCGTGCAGCACGACATTCGCCGAGCTGTTCCCGCGCTCGCTGCCCTATCCGAAATACGCCGTCCTCTTTTCCCTCTTCTCCTTTGCCATCTCGAACGTCGGTCTGAGCAAGATCATCGCCTACTCCCTGCCCGTGCTCTACTTCCTCTATCCGATTGCCATCGTCCTCATCGCGCTCTGCCTGCTCGAGGGTCTCGTCGGCTATCATCGCCCGCTCTACATCTGCACGATGGTCGGCACAACCTGTGCAGCGGCGTTCGACTTCCTGCGCGCCCTCCCCGCAGGGATGCACGAGGCACTGCCCGGAGTAGAGCTCCTTGTCGCATGGGGCGACGCCCTCCCCCTCGCGCATATCGGCATGGGCTGGGTCGTTCCGTCATGCGTCGGACTCCTGGTCGGCGCGGCTGCGCTCCTGCTTCGGAGATTTCAAACCACGCACACACACGGCTCGTTATAG
- a CDS encoding type II toxin-antitoxin system VapC family toxin: MKILLDTHMLLWALTDDPKLPQKAREIIEQDENDIYYSMISLWEIELKHLLHPLQMMVNAEVVRRYCEEAGLRQLPIHEKHIFTLHTLVRPDHVKPHKDPFDRLLICQAKCENMLFLTHDGLLVDYNEPCVCVV; encoded by the coding sequence ATGAAGATTTTACTGGATACGCACATGCTTTTGTGGGCACTGACGGACGATCCGAAATTGCCGCAGAAAGCACGGGAGATCATCGAACAGGATGAGAATGACATATACTACAGCATGATATCACTTTGGGAGATTGAGCTGAAACATCTCCTGCACCCCCTGCAAATGATGGTGAATGCAGAGGTCGTTCGCAGATATTGTGAGGAAGCAGGACTCAGACAGCTCCCCATACACGAAAAGCATATTTTCACATTGCATACGCTCGTGCGCCCCGATCATGTGAAGCCGCACAAGGATCCGTTTGATCGGCTGCTTATCTGTCAGGCGAAATGTGAAAATATGCTTTTTCTTACGCATGACGGCTTGCTTGTTGACTATAACGAGCCGTGTGTGTGCGTGGTTTGA
- a CDS encoding Fe-S-containing hydro-lyase has product MAESIRITTPFTEEMSRKLKAGDSVLITGTIISARDAAHKAMTEALAKGEPLPVDWHDQIVYYLGPTPAKPGDPIGSAGPTTSGRMDAYTPTMLEQGIKGMVGKGSRSAAVVESMKKNGVTYFAAVGGAAALIAKSVKKYEVVGYPELGPEAVAKLTVEDFPCIVVIDSEGNNFYEMGQKPYRRL; this is encoded by the coding sequence ATGGCGGAAAGTATCCGTATTACGACTCCGTTCACGGAGGAGATGTCGCGCAAGCTCAAGGCGGGCGACAGCGTTCTTATCACGGGCACGATCATCAGCGCGCGCGATGCGGCACACAAGGCGATGACGGAGGCGCTTGCAAAGGGCGAGCCGCTGCCGGTTGACTGGCACGACCAGATTGTCTACTACCTTGGCCCTACGCCGGCAAAGCCGGGCGACCCGATCGGCTCGGCAGGTCCTACGACCTCCGGTCGCATGGATGCCTACACGCCGACGATGCTTGAGCAGGGCATCAAGGGCATGGTGGGAAAGGGCTCGCGTTCGGCTGCTGTCGTGGAGTCGATGAAGAAGAACGGCGTCACCTATTTTGCCGCTGTCGGCGGCGCTGCGGCGCTCATCGCGAAATCCGTGAAGAAGTACGAAGTGGTGGGCTATCCCGAGCTTGGCCCCGAGGCTGTTGCAAAGCTGACGGTCGAGGATTTCCCCTGCATCGTTGTGATTGATTCCGAGGGCAACAATTTCTATGAGATGGGGCAGAAACCCTATCGGAGACTCTAA